The genome window CGGGCTAGCCATTACTCTTACGATGTTGATGACGACGCTTTTGTTATACCAATTTATGCGCTTAAAGAAATTAAAACCAATTTTTGCGGCGGCAATCGTGCTTTTCTTCGGATCGATTGAAACAATTTTCTTCCTATCAAGTTTGGTTAAATTCACTCACGGTGGTTACGTCACGGCCATTATTGCCCTATCGATTCTAGCAGTGATGTCGATCTGGTCCTATGGTGGCACAATCAAAGCGGCCGATTCATACCAAGCCGATGCAGTTTCAATCCTTTCATTCAAAGATCAATTGCACACCCTCAGCAATGATGATTCACTACCAGTTTTTGCTACTAATTTGATTTGCCTCTGCAAGAGTCACGCGCCAACAAAAATCAAGCGCGACATTATGTACTCGATTCTGGATAAACGGCCTAAGCGGGCTAAAGTTTACTGGTTTGTGACCGTTAATGTCACCGACGAGCCTTACACTCAAAAATATACCGTTGAAACTTATGACACAGATTATCTTGTGAATATCCAGCTGTACCTCGGATTTCGCGTTGATCAGAAAATCAACGTTTTCATGCGCCAAGTCGTCAATGACCTCATGCAAGATGGAACAATTCCGCGTCAACCACAGAAGTACACTATTATTCCTGACCGTCAAGTCGGCGATTTCTCATTCTTAATTATTAAAGATGAACTTTCACCGGAAACCGAACTGCCGCCGTTTGAGAAATTTATCGTGCGGGCACGGCTTTCGATTGAAAAAATTACCATCGCACCAGATCGCTGGTACGGCCTGGAGTACGCAGATACCTCAATTGAACATGTTCCATTAATGCTTCATTCGGTCAAAAAACGCTATTCAATCTACAATCACTTAAAACGCGTCCCCGTTGAAGAAACCCAAGACATGAATGTTGATTCAGAAATTGATGATTCGCTCGAGTAAAAGCACCACTTTGCTGTGATGCTTTTTTTGCGAAAAAAAGCCTTTCTATTTTCGAAGTTCAATTTATAATTAAAGGAAATCTATTGTAAACTTCTTAGATGGAGTATTCTGTGAAAAAGAAAACATTTCTCAAAAAATTTTTTGAATACGGACTGTTGATTAGCGTCTTGCTACTCATCTCCAACCTATTGATGGCTTTCATCTTCTCCAGCGAAACGATCGATGGCCAGTCGATGGAACCTAATTTTACCGACGGAGATATGGTTTTGAGCCTTCGGATTTCACCGATCAAGCGCGGAGATGTTATTATCTTTAAAGCGCCAAAGGACCCGGATAAATACTACGTCAAAAGAGTGATTGGTCTTCCTGGCGATCGGGTCGAAGCCAAGCAAGATCGGCTTTATATCAATGGCGAAATCCAAAAGGAAAAGTATCTTAACGATTTCCAATCCGAGAAACATGCAACTGATCTAACGAAGGATTTCACCTTACAAAAGCTACAGCATGTCAACGAAGTGCCAGCGGGGGAGTATTTCGTCCTTGGCGATAATCGAACCATTTCTGAAGATTCACGCTCCTACGGCTTTATCAAACGCTCTAGCATCATTGGCAAGGTGTTCACTCGCTTCTGGCCAATCGGCCGTTTCAAACTTTTTTAGCAACAAAAAATAGCTATCAACGTAGCTATTTTTTTATTTATCTTCAGTTTCAGGATTTTTCTTGGTCGATTTCTTAGCTTTCAATTCTTTGCCATTAGCGTCAATCGCTGTACACAGTGACTGGCGTACTATAACAAAACTATTAGGCAAATTCAGCGTCGTGATGGGACTTGGCTCGCCATTATCATCAACTACAACAAGTGCTGAATTCTCATAAAGCTTTATCACTTCACCTTCAAAAGGAATACTAACGCCCTCTCCCTTACTAACCTTAACTCGATCACCAATTTCAATACTCTTCTTTGCCATCACATTCCTCAATCTTCAAAAATTTCTTCTTCAATCCCTTGATAAATAAAATACCGATGTTCCTTGACTTGTGCCAAATCAGCGGATATTTCAATCTCTTCAATAAAATACGGTTTATCGCTGTGCCCCAACATCTTGGGGAGCACAACTTGTTCTTTATCTGCTGCATTGTAAACTAACTGCAGACTAAATTCAACCGGCAAAATCTGCCACCCTAGATTCGCTTCTTTTGCCTCCACCCCGCTGCCAGCAGGCAGCTCTAGGCTTAGCCACTTATCTGGCCGCACTTTAGGACACTGCGTTAAATCCAGGCCAATCCACTGAATGAATTTCTCAGAGCCAAATTGGATCACTCCCAAAGCGGTAATCGGCAACTTTTGGGCCGTCAGTTTGTTTGCTGTCTCAATAAAATCTGGGCTTTGGAAAAATTCCGTCCAAGCATTCTGAAAACTTCCATTCTCAGCCATCTCAGCTGGAAAATGCGGCAGTCCGCCAAAAATTCTTACATTTTTACTAATCATTTGTTAAATACTCTTTAATTCTGGCAAAAGCTGCCTGTAAAATTTTTTCATCCTTTGCATAACTCAAACGTACGTAGCCTGGCAAGTCAAAACCCTCTCCTGCCGCTAGCGCAACATGTTTCTTATCTAATAAATCGAGCACTAATTCATTAGTACACGTTAATTTTTTGCGAGCAAGAATTGCGGGATCTACTCGCAAAAAACAATAAAATGCTCCCTGTGGTTTCTCAGCCATTGTTAATCCAGGAATATCTTCAAGCGCGTTCAAGGAATAATTGAGTCTTGATTCAAAGATCTCGCGCATTCCTTTTGCTGCCGTATTATCGCTATTAATGGCCGCAAGAGCTGCATACTGTGAAACCGCAGCCGGATTTGATGTCATATGATCGAGCACTTCTCCCATTTTGACAATGATCTGTTCATCAGCAATCGCCCATCCAATGCGCCAGCCGGTCATCGAATAAGTTTTCGAGACGCCATCGACTACGATCAATTGACTATCCTTAACCCCCGAAAGCTCCAAAACACTGGTAAATTTAGCACCATTGTAAACCAGATTACCATAAATTTCGTCAACAATTAAAAAGACATCGTTTACCGCCGCCCAGTCGATCAACTCCTGTAACTCATCTTTGGTATAAAGGGCACCAGTCGGATTCGTCGGGTTATTGATAATCACTGCTTTTGGCATAAAATCAAGTTCCAAAAGCTCAGCAGTTGTCAGTTTCATAGCTGGATTTTGCGGATAAACGGCAAAAACATTACCCTGACAAAGCAATACTTGCTGAGAGTAGCTGACCCAATAAGGCGCAGGAATCACTACTTTCTCACCATCTGAAATCAAAATCTGCATCAAAGCATAAAGCACAAGTTTAGCACCTGTGGCGACCCCAACGTTTTTTCTGCTGAGCGGATCGATAGTTTGATGATTATTAGCAATCGCTCGACGCAGCTCGTCAAGGCCAAGTGTTGGGGTGTAGAAACTTGTCAGGCCTGCATCAATTGCCTGTTTAGCGGCTTTAGTAATGAACCCGGGAGTCGCAAAATCTGGCTCGCCCACTGACAAATCGATAACGTCAGCTCCTTGCTGAGCTAACTCCTTAGCACGGCGCCCCATTTGTAAAGTGGCAGAGGGACCCACGCCTGCCATTCTTTTTGCAAAACGATAATTTTTCATTTCTCCCCACATCTTTTTTAATCAATTATACAACATTATTCGTTTGCCTTCAGGGCATTTTACAGCACCGAGCTGCTATGTTTGACCCCGACAAAGAGCATCGTCGCAAGCATCATAAGAAATAACAGCACCAGAAGGTCTGCCAAACTTCCCGCCCGACCGTTTATAATAAGTTTGATTTTTCATCTTCATCTCAGTTATGATAAACTCATGAATAAAAAAATAAAATTTTGATGTTTTTGTTAGGCTGCGCGCTCGGTGGCTTCCTCGGATGGGAATTTGCCGCAATCATGACCAACAAAAACCAATTTAATTTTCCTATTTTCATCGTCAGTCTTATCGGTGCTTGGTATTGTCACATAGTTTGCCACGAAGCAGGACATGCTGTCTTCGGACTAATCTCAGGCTATCACTTCCTCAGCTTTCGGATCGGCTCATGGGTCGCAACCAAATCTGATGGCAAAATAAAGCTTAATCATTTTAAGGTTCCCGGCATTTTGGGGCAATGCTTGATGATTCCGCCCAAATTTACAACCGCCAAAAATTATCCTTTTCGCCGCTACTTGTTGGGCGGGGTCATCATCAATATTATCATTACTGGTGTTTCCATTCTTTTGTACCCAAGCGCTCCAAGCGTTTGGTCAGCCTTCATTTTTTGCGGACTGATGTTTATTGTGTTAAACGGGATTCCCTACAGTTTTAATGACGCAATGTCTTTTAAAATTGCTCAAAAAAGCGAAACTGGAACTTGGCTCCTTTATGTCCAATTAGCTGTCAATGCTGAGCTTAATCAAGGACTAACTCTTATTGAAATGCCAGCGGAATTCTTCAAAGATCTGGGAAATGATGTCCAAACTAGCTACTTTGGAACGTGGCAAGAAACTTTGCGAGCGCAACAAATGCTTGAAAATCAAGATTACAACTCAGCGATTGATTTGCTTGTCCCGCTTTGGGAGCACAAAAATCAAATAATCCCGCTTATTCAACTGACAATCGCTGGTGACTTGCTCTTTGCTCGTTGTCTAGTGGATCCGCAGAATCCCCAAAATCAGGAACTCTGGAAGTTTTGTAACAAGCAAAAATCCTTTAAACAGAAACTTTTAGGTAATCTGCGCGTCAAAGCTGCATATCTAGCACTAATTGAAAATGATGTCCCAGCTGCTGAGCAGTTGATGAACTCCGCCGATCAATTCATATCGCCCAGCCGCGGTGAGAAAATTTTCGAAGAAAAGCTAATCTCCGCAATAAAAAACGCCTGAAATAAATTCAAGCGAATCTTAGTTAGTTCTCAAGTGTTGGTGCTTGGGTGAATCCATTAGGGTTCGTTGCAAACTTTGCCGGAATCCATTGATTTTTGCCCAATTCATACCAATATTCACCGTTAGATTTAACTTGTGCGATAATCTTCCAGTCGCTGCCGTCCGGCAAATAGCGCCCGGTTGGCTGGCGAGTATCAAGATCGTAACTGTCCCATAGCACCACACCATAGCCTGGTAAGTAATTAATTGTGGCAATTGGGGTCCCATTTGGATCGCTGTTTGGCAAAACTGTCTCAACATTTGAATATCCATTCGGATTGCTCGTGTAACGGGCCGGAATCCACTGATTGTAACCTAAAGCATACCAATATTCGCCGTGAATTTTGGCCTGCAAAACCACCTTCCAAGAACTGCCATGTGGTAAATAGCGACCAGTTGGTTGACGTGTATAAATGTCATAGCCCGTCCAAAGCATGATTCCATAGCCTGGCACAAAATTAATCCGCGTGATCGGCTCCTTGCTGGTGAAAAGTCCGCCGTAATCATAGCTAGCATCCACATGCATGCCATTAAAATGGTTGGTATACTGCCAGGCCGTCGCATCACTCACACCTGAATCACTTGCGTTATAGCGAGCAACCCAGGCTGGATAAGTCCGCGGCAATTTGTTATTCCAAAACCAAGAAGCCATCGAATAGATAACCTGATTGTGATATCCTAGACGCGCCAACTCGGCTTGAAAAGCGATCGTATCGTTGTAAGTATCAGTAATTATCTTATCTTCAACATCGTCTACCATCAAAACGTCTTTACCAAAACCAAGAGCTTGCGCGCGACTTGCAAAAAAGTTAGCTTCTGCACGAGCTTGATCTGCCCCTTGGTATTTAGCATGGTGATACAAGCTCACCTTCATTCCGCGATTTTTGGCAGCTTGAATCTGCTGGCTCGCATTGGGATTATAGTAATTATCTCCTTTTGCACCGCCTTGCGTAATTTTGACCACAACACCGGAGATGCCATTATCGACCAATTGATCCATGAACGCCTGCGTTGCAGGTTGCCATTCGGAAACATCGGCGAACTGACTGGCTGCCTTCGTAGCAGTCAAGTTGGCTTTAAAGCCAAACGTGACTAAAAAGAGCAAAAAGGCAAGGATAAATCTTCTTTTTCTAATAATTTTAGTTACCTCCTGATTATTACTAAACATATTGTACTAAAAACAAAAACAATTGTTTGGCAACCAGCGGACTTTAAGTAAAATTTAAGCACCAGCACAAGGATAAATTCAAAATACGTAAATCTTTTTATCAAAATTGAATCTTTACTCGTCAGGCTCAACATGAACATCAACGTCGTAAATTTGAAATTGATCTTGAAGCATAACTCTAATTTGTTCAGTAATCGCATGACTTTGACGCACCGACATTTCGGGATCGATGGCGATCACCAAATCCAGATAGACGTTGCTGCCCGAACTTCGTCCTTTGATGCTCTTAATCCCGCCAACACCCTCAATATCATTGATCGCAACGATATAGTCATCTAAATTTTTGTCATTAAATCCATCCGAAAGGGAAAATGCGCTCTCGCGAAAAATTCCTAGTGCGGTCTTTAAAATCATGACCCCGACTACAATTGCCGTGACTCCATCAACCCAGCTAAACCCCATTGTTGCGGCAAAAATTGCAATCGCAGTCCCGAGACTAGTTAAAACATCATTGCGATTGTCCTTGGCAGCCGCTTTTAACGCCGAGCTGTGCGCGTCTTCGGCCAGCCTACGATTTACCAAGTAAACAGCGAGCATCACGCCAGCCGAAATAACCCCAACAATTGCCGCCAGCAAGTCTGGCGTCGAGTGATTTCCTTTGATAAAACTGCGAGCTGAAGAGATCAAGACTTCCAAACCCACCAGTAGCATGATTAAAGAAGTCACAAGACTTGCAAGATTTTCAATCTTCCAGTGACCATAACGATGATCACGGTCAGCTGGCTTTTGAGCGAGCACAAGCCCAATTAAAACCAGAAATGACGAAATAATATCAGTAAAATTATTTAACCCATCAGCACTCAAAGCCTCTGACTTTGCAATATTACCAACAATGATCTTAAAAATAGAAATTAACGTGTAAGCGGCGATGCTAATGAGCGCTCCCGCTTTTGCTTTTTTGAAATTCTCAACTGAACTTTGAGTCAACCTTGGCCTCCGTTTCGGACATTAGTTTCCTCCAAAATTAAATTTTTTCAAAAAAATTGCGTATTTATGAGTAGGAGGATAAAAATGAAAAATAAAATAATTGCGCCAACCGACGATTTATGTTTAGCTTCTTATTTGGCAGCAAATCATACATCGATAGCAGTACTCATCTCATCAATGATTGCCTAGGATTGAACTGCCCAGCATCACAAATGAAGATTATTAATCCATTTGATATTGAGCTGGTCACAAATCCGGCTAGCTCCGATGGAGACAGCTGCTGATGTGAGGTATAATGCTTTTAATAGTATTCCAATTACGATGGAAATGCAAAATAAAAAGAACAACGATTTTTTCGCACGTGCTCTGTACTATTAACAAGTGCATATCGGGATAACTATAAAAAATTACAAGGCGCTAAGAATCGCTATGAAAACCTTGGCGCCGCTTGCAGTCGGTTCAGGTTGTCCGCACCTTTTATGTCAAACGTTTATTGAGTTAAACAAAAAGAAATTTATTACTCCGGCCGGGTCCTTACTTCATTAAAAACGGCCTTGAGCGGGAGTCGTCTCCAGATTACATTATAAGTTTAGCCGATATTGTTTCTTAGAGGAAAGAATCAAGACCACAATAAAAGTCAAAAGAAACGATCAATTAAAATTCGCTCAAAAATTATTAGAACGTCGAATGGACCTCTCTGATATTCAAGAACTCACAGGACTCCTGATCGATGAATTTGAAAAATTACGGTAAAAAAAGACTGGTCAACGACCAATCTTTTTTGTTTGAAATCTTAACGTTTACTAAATTGTGATGCTTTCCGAGCTTTCTTCAAACCTGGTTTCTTACGTTCCTTCATTCGAGGGTCACGTTTAAGAAAACCGTTCTTCTTCAAAGAGCTCCGGAAATCAGGATCGACTTTCAACAAAGCCCGTGCAATCCCGTGTCTTGTCGCACCAGCTTGGCCAGAAAAACCACCGCCGCGTACATTAACTCGCGCGTCAAAAGTACCAGCAGTTGCTGTAACATCAAAAGGCTGATTCAAATCCTTCAGCAAACTTGCATATGGAAAATAATCACTTGCCTCTTTACCATTCATCACAACTTTTCCAGTACCAGGAGTTAAAATGACCTGTGCGACAGAATCTTTTCTTCTGCCTGTACCTTGATACATAACCTTATCCATCAATTACCTCCTAGATCCGACTCAAAATATCTAATACTTCAGGTTTTTGTGCTTGATGCTCATGTTCTGCACCAGCATAAACGTGCAACTTCAAAAGCTGCTTATGACCTAAAGAATTCTTATTGGGAAGCATTAAGCGAACTGAGTTCTCAATCAAGCGAACAGGATTTTGTTCCCGTAAGTGTCCAGCACTGATTGACTTCAAACCGCCAGGATAACGTGAATGCTTGTAATAGATCTTCTTTGTAGCTTTGCGGCCGGTCAAAGCCACTTTGCTAGCGTTAATTACTATTACATAATCACCCGTATCAACGTTTGGGGTATAGATTGGTTTATTCTTGCCGCGTAAAATGCTCGCAACAACTGATGAAAGACGTCCCAAAGGAATGTCAGTAGCATCAACTACATACCACTTTTTTTCAACATCAGATTTCTTTGCTAAATATGTGGATCGCATTATTTCTCCTTAATAATTGTCTAACTCTACTCTAAGATTCCGGGGCTTATCGTGGAGGTAAACAAGACCAATGATTATTATACTCTGATTTACGCCAGAGTGAAAGCTAAAAATCAAACTCTTCATCAACATTTGGCAATTCCACCACACCTTGGGGCAACATTTGTTGAAATTCGATTGGATCAGCCTTAATCGGCGGAAAAGTATTGTAATGAATCGGAATAACTTTTTTTGCTTTTAAAAATTCAGCTGCTAGCGCAGCATCAGAGCTGTCCATCGTATAACTGCCGCCAATTGGAAGAAATGCTAAATCAACAGGCTGTTTTCTAGCGACCAATTTCAAATCACTAAAAAGCCCAGTATCACCTGCTATATAAATTAGCTTGTCTTCTGCGCTGAGGGCAAAACCAGCAGCAACTCCCATGGGAAGCGGAATTCCCTGGTAATCCATAGCATCAGTATGCCACGCAGGACAAAGTTTCAATTGAAATTCCGGTCCGTAATAAGTCCCACCAAAATTCAAATAGTCAATTACTGCCACTCCTTCAGTGCGTGCAAGAACATGTGCAAAATCCGTTTGGGCTACAATCGTCGCTTTCGTGCGTTTAGCAATTTCAATAGCATTTCCTAAGTGATCCGCATGGGCATGAGTCAAAACAATAAAATCGGGATTAAGTTTTTCAGGAGTAACTTTTGTAAAAGGATTCTCCGAAATAAAAGGATCAAACAAGATCGTCTTACCTGCATTTAACTTTATTTGAAAAGCTGCGTGACCAAAATAAGTAATTTTCATATTTCTCCTTCTAACAAAAAAAGCCTCAAACGAGACTTCTCAAATTAAATGCGTCGTGCACAAGTTGGTGTGAAGTAAGCCATACTTCCATATGTTACTGATTGTCCTGGTGCTGGAGCATGGATATACTGTCCGCCACCAGCATAAATTGCGACGTGATAGCAATTACTGCCGCTACCCCAGAATAAGAGGTCGCCAGGCTGAATCTGACTCATCGGTACTGCTGTTCCACAGTTAACCTGAGCATAAGTAGTTCTTGGTAAGCTAACGCCTGCTTGTCTAAATACATATTGTACTAGACCTGAACAGTCAAATCCTGCAGGAGTGGTACCACCCCAAACGTAAGGAACGCCAAGATATTGAGCTGCAAGTCCTACAACACCTGTTGCTGCAGGGCGGTTAGAATTGCTCACTCCTCCAACACTTCCGCTTTGAACAGAAACTCCTGCGTAATTGTTAGAAGAACCTTGAGATCCACCATTATAAGAAGCGTTAACAGCAATTGCATCACTAGAATTAGCAGCACTAGCAGTTGCTTGTTCTGCTTCTTTAGCTTTTGCCTCTTGTTCAGCACTAGCTGCAGCAATTGCATTACTCAATTCACTCTGTAACTGACTGATTTCGTCTTTGTGAGCTTCCAATTGAGTTGACAAGCTGTCAGAACTTGACTGTGCTTGTTCCTTCAATGTTACCAACTGGTCTCGATCAGATTCTAACTGATTCTTAGTCGCAACTAATTCTTCTTTTTTGCTTGATTTTTGACTCTTTAAATCATCTAGTTCGCGCGTAGCTTTCTGAACTGAGCGAAGCGTACCTTGGCTTGCTGAGTTTAGCTTGTTAACGGTAAAAGCACGACCGATTAAATCAGATAAATCACTACTGCCTAAGATAAAATCTAGAAAAGTGTTGCCCGTAACCGAGTTATTACTAGCTGCCTGTAACGAACGAACTTGATCTTTTAGATTATCTTTTCTTTTATCGATTTCAACTTTTTTAACGTCAATCTGCTTACCTAAGGAGTCGATCTGACTATTTGTATCTTTGATCTTAGACTGTGCATCATTAATGGCAACGACTTTGTCGGAAACTTGGTTATTAAGTTTCGCAACCTGATTTTGCGCATCGCTGATCTGCTTAAGTAAAGAGTTTGATTCAATTTTCTTGATTTCAATCTGAGAGTTCTTCTCAGAGACAGTATCAGCACTAACAGGACTTACTCCCATTGCTGAAACTGTACCAAATGCTATTACTGAAATAAATATTTTTTTTAGTTGCATGGCTTCCTCGAATTTTTTATCGAAATAAGTATAACAAATCGAGTGTTACATCACTGTTACAAACCGATTAAGTCCGCTGGTCATTCAATCTCACTTTCAAAAAAAGCACCCCCAAAAGGGTGCACAAGCTCAGAGACATGGGAATCATCTCAACTTTTCAATCTCCGAAATACTCAAGTCCGTAATCTCGCTGATGTCCTCCAGGTCGTAGCCTTTCGACAACATCTTGCGGGCCTTCTCTCGCATTCGCTCCTCGAACTTCTTGCGTTCTTCCGCCTGAGTTTCTGCTTGAGTGTCTGATTTCACTTCTTTCAACTCAACCTCGAACTTCTTGCGTTCCTCCGCCTGAGTTTCTGCTCGAGTATTCAACTTAACACGTGCTATAAAAGTATCAGAATCAGCACGCCTCTTCTCTATGTCAATTAACACTGCTCGCTCCTCCTATTCCAAAAACGAGCAGCTTATCGCTGCCCGCAATTCTTATCTCAACTTTTCAATCTCTGAAACACTCAAGTCCGTGATCTCGCTGATATCCTCCAGGTCATAGCCTTTTGCCAGCATTTTGCGGGCTCGTTCTTGATTTTTTCTTTTAGATTCAACCTCGAACTTCTTGCGTTCCTCCGCTTGAGTCTCTGCTCGAGTATTCAACTTAACGCGTGCTATAAAAGTATCAGAATCCGCACGCCTCTTCTCTATGTCAATTAACACTGCTCGCTCCTCCTTCTTTAAGTTCACATACTCGGAAACTTTCTGCGCATCCACAATGTACTTCGGCGCTTCCTTACTCAATTCCCTCGCTAGAAAATACAAAAACCAATCCCTTAACAACTCACTTAATTTGTCCAGTGGCTTGTGTAATTCCAAAAATATGATCATCGAGTCTTCTTGTCCCCGAGAGTCCAACAACTTCTCTCCCGTCTCATCACACCGATACCTAAACGTGTGGATCGGCAGATCATCGTCAAAATAATTCTCATACAAAATTATGATCTGATACACTGGTCTCAAAGAACTGTACTTGTCCTTTTCAATCGTGATGTTTTTCTTCGACGAGTAGTTGTCGGCATATTTCTTGGCAAAATAATATAAATTTCTCTCCGCTAATTGTAACTCTTTTGCCACCTGTAATTCAATAATTA of Xylocopilactobacillus apicola contains these proteins:
- the lepB gene encoding signal peptidase I, whose product is MKKKTFLKKFFEYGLLISVLLLISNLLMAFIFSSETIDGQSMEPNFTDGDMVLSLRISPIKRGDVIIFKAPKDPDKYYVKRVIGLPGDRVEAKQDRLYINGEIQKEKYLNDFQSEKHATDLTKDFTLQKLQHVNEVPAGEYFVLGDNRTISEDSRSYGFIKRSSIIGKVFTRFWPIGRFKLF
- a CDS encoding pyridoxal phosphate-dependent aminotransferase; translation: MKNYRFAKRMAGVGPSATLQMGRRAKELAQQGADVIDLSVGEPDFATPGFITKAAKQAIDAGLTSFYTPTLGLDELRRAIANNHQTIDPLSRKNVGVATGAKLVLYALMQILISDGEKVVIPAPYWVSYSQQVLLCQGNVFAVYPQNPAMKLTTAELLELDFMPKAVIINNPTNPTGALYTKDELQELIDWAAVNDVFLIVDEIYGNLVYNGAKFTSVLELSGVKDSQLIVVDGVSKTYSMTGWRIGWAIADEQIIVKMGEVLDHMTSNPAAVSQYAALAAINSDNTAAKGMREIFESRLNYSLNALEDIPGLTMAEKPQGAFYCFLRVDPAILARKKLTCTNELVLDLLDKKHVALAAGEGFDLPGYVRLSYAKDEKILQAAFARIKEYLTND
- a CDS encoding GH25 family lysozyme, which encodes MFSNNQEVTKIIRKRRFILAFLLFLVTFGFKANLTATKAASQFADVSEWQPATQAFMDQLVDNGISGVVVKITQGGAKGDNYYNPNASQQIQAAKNRGMKVSLYHHAKYQGADQARAEANFFASRAQALGFGKDVLMVDDVEDKIITDTYNDTIAFQAELARLGYHNQVIYSMASWFWNNKLPRTYPAWVARYNASDSGVSDATAWQYTNHFNGMHVDASYDYGGLFTSKEPITRINFVPGYGIMLWTGYDIYTRQPTGRYLPHGSSWKVVLQAKIHGEYWYALGYNQWIPARYTSNPNGYSNVETVLPNSDPNGTPIATINYLPGYGVVLWDSYDLDTRQPTGRYLPDGSDWKIIAQVKSNGEYWYELGKNQWIPAKFATNPNGFTQAPTLEN
- a CDS encoding cation diffusion facilitator family transporter, with translation MTQSSVENFKKAKAGALISIAAYTLISIFKIIVGNIAKSEALSADGLNNFTDIISSFLVLIGLVLAQKPADRDHRYGHWKIENLASLVTSLIMLLVGLEVLISSARSFIKGNHSTPDLLAAIVGVISAGVMLAVYLVNRRLAEDAHSSALKAAAKDNRNDVLTSLGTAIAIFAATMGFSWVDGVTAIVVGVMILKTALGIFRESAFSLSDGFNDKNLDDYIVAINDIEGVGGIKSIKGRSSGSNVYLDLVIAIDPEMSVRQSHAITEQIRVMLQDQFQIYDVDVHVEPDE
- the rpsI gene encoding 30S ribosomal protein S9; the encoded protein is MDKVMYQGTGRRKDSVAQVILTPGTGKVVMNGKEASDYFPYASLLKDLNQPFDVTATAGTFDARVNVRGGGFSGQAGATRHGIARALLKVDPDFRSSLKKNGFLKRDPRMKERKKPGLKKARKASQFSKR
- the rplM gene encoding 50S ribosomal protein L13, producing the protein MRSTYLAKKSDVEKKWYVVDATDIPLGRLSSVVASILRGKNKPIYTPNVDTGDYVIVINASKVALTGRKATKKIYYKHSRYPGGLKSISAGHLREQNPVRLIENSVRLMLPNKNSLGHKQLLKLHVYAGAEHEHQAQKPEVLDILSRI
- a CDS encoding metal-dependent hydrolase; the encoded protein is MKITYFGHAAFQIKLNAGKTILFDPFISENPFTKVTPEKLNPDFIVLTHAHADHLGNAIEIAKRTKATIVAQTDFAHVLARTEGVAVIDYLNFGGTYYGPEFQLKLCPAWHTDAMDYQGIPLPMGVAAGFALSAEDKLIYIAGDTGLFSDLKLVARKQPVDLAFLPIGGSYTMDSSDAALAAEFLKAKKVIPIHYNTFPPIKADPIEFQQMLPQGVVELPNVDEEFDF
- a CDS encoding NlpC/P60 family protein, producing MQLKKIFISVIAFGTVSAMGVSPVSADTVSEKNSQIEIKKIESNSLLKQISDAQNQVAKLNNQVSDKVVAINDAQSKIKDTNSQIDSLGKQIDVKKVEIDKRKDNLKDQVRSLQAASNNSVTGNTFLDFILGSSDLSDLIGRAFTVNKLNSASQGTLRSVQKATRELDDLKSQKSSKKEELVATKNQLESDRDQLVTLKEQAQSSSDSLSTQLEAHKDEISQLQSELSNAIAAASAEQEAKAKEAEQATASAANSSDAIAVNASYNGGSQGSSNNYAGVSVQSGSVGGVSNSNRPAATGVVGLAAQYLGVPYVWGGTTPAGFDCSGLVQYVFRQAGVSLPRTTYAQVNCGTAVPMSQIQPGDLLFWGSGSNCYHVAIYAGGGQYIHAPAPGQSVTYGSMAYFTPTCARRI
- a CDS encoding Rpn family recombination-promoting nuclease/putative transposase; protein product: MTRRFITPSNDLVFKKTFTDAENTHILIHLIEDFTGLVVTDIHIDHPYNFNNLEEFKTNERLEYTAVDIYAKLQDGTGVIIELQVAKELQLAERNLYYFAKKYADNYSSKKNITIEKDKYSSLRPVYQIIILYENYFDDDLPIHTFRYRCDETGEKLLDSRGQEDSMIIFLELHKPLDKLSELLRDWFLYFLARELSKEAPKYIVDAQKVSEYVNLKKEERAVLIDIEKRRADSDTFIARVKLNTRAETQAEERKKFEVESKRKNQERARKMLAKGYDLEDISEITDLSVSEIEKLR